One genomic window of Staphylococcus hsinchuensis includes the following:
- the cvfB gene encoding RNA-binding virulence regulatory protein CvfB, translating into MAQDEKDIVGSIEFLQVMGVEGSTYKLKGPNGEDVKLNKSEINEEDDLEIGEEYSFFIYPNRSGDLFATQNMPDITTNKYDFVKVLKTDRDGAHVDVGLPREVLIPWEDLPKVKEIWPTQGDELLVTLRIDRERNMFARLATETIVEQMFTPVDNDEMHNQVIEARPYRLLRVGSFLLSKDGYKIFVHESERKEEPRLGENVSVRIIGYNEKGELNGSFLPLAHERLDEDGQHIFDLLVEYDGELPFWDKSSPEAIKEVFNMSKGAFKRAIGHLYKHKIINIETGKITLTKKGWSRIEE; encoded by the coding sequence ATGGCTCAAGATGAAAAAGATATTGTAGGTTCTATAGAATTTCTACAAGTAATGGGTGTAGAAGGGTCCACATACAAATTAAAGGGACCAAATGGAGAAGACGTAAAACTCAATAAATCAGAAATTAATGAAGAAGACGATTTAGAAATAGGAGAAGAGTATAGCTTTTTCATTTATCCAAACCGTTCAGGTGATTTGTTTGCCACACAAAATATGCCTGATATTACAACAAACAAATATGATTTCGTTAAAGTATTGAAAACAGATCGAGACGGCGCTCATGTAGATGTAGGTTTACCGAGAGAGGTATTAATCCCATGGGAAGACTTACCTAAAGTAAAAGAAATTTGGCCAACTCAAGGCGATGAACTACTTGTCACACTGCGTATAGACAGAGAAAGAAATATGTTTGCACGACTTGCAACTGAAACAATTGTTGAGCAAATGTTCACGCCAGTTGACAATGACGAAATGCACAATCAGGTTATTGAAGCTCGTCCTTATAGATTATTAAGAGTAGGTAGCTTCCTTCTATCTAAAGATGGTTACAAAATCTTTGTTCATGAATCAGAAAGAAAAGAAGAACCACGCTTAGGTGAAAATGTCTCAGTACGTATAATCGGTTACAACGAAAAGGGTGAACTTAATGGTTCTTTTTTACCACTAGCACATGAGCGATTGGATGAAGATGGTCAGCACATATTTGATTTACTTGTCGAATATGACGGAGAATTACCTTTTTGGGATAAATCCAGTCCTGAAGCTATTAAAGAAGTGTTTAATATGAGCAAGGGTGCCTTTAAACGTGCAATCGGTCATCTATACAAACATAAAATTATCAATATCGAAACAGGTAAGATTACGCTAACTAAAAAGGGTTGGAGTAGAATAGAAGAGTAA
- a CDS encoding ABC-F family ATP-binding cassette domain-containing protein codes for MLQVTDVSLRFGDRKLFEDVNIKFTDGNCYGLIGANGAGKSTFLKILSGEIDAQTGHVSLGKDQRMAILKQDHFAYEDERVIDVVIKGHERLFKVMKEKDEIYMKPDFSDEDGIKAAELEGEFAEMNGWNAEADAGSLLSGLGISADLQDKTMSELENNQKVKVLLAQSLFGDPDVLLLDEPTNGLDIPAISWLEDFLINFENTVIVVSHDRHFLNNVCTHIADLDYGKIKIYVGNYDFWYQSSQLAMKMAQEQNKKKEEKIKELQDFVARFSANASKSKQATSRKKQLEKIELDDIQPSSRRYPFVNFTPEREIGNDLLFVENVSKTVDGEKVLDNISFTMFPNDKAVLVGDSEIAKTTLLKILAGEMEPDEGTVRWGVTTSRSYLPKDNSEYFEGVDMNLVDWLRQYAPEDEQTETFLRGFLGRMLFSGEEVKKKASVLSGGEKVRCMLSKMMLSSANVLLLDEPTNHLDLESITAVNDGLKAFKGSIIFTSYDFEFINTIANRVIDLNPEGALSKEISYEEYLKETGVLTQANA; via the coding sequence ATGTTACAAGTTACTGATGTAAGTTTACGATTTGGTGATCGTAAATTATTCGAAGATGTAAATATAAAATTTACTGATGGCAATTGCTACGGCCTTATAGGTGCGAATGGTGCTGGGAAATCAACATTCTTAAAGATATTATCTGGAGAAATTGATGCCCAAACTGGTCACGTTTCGTTAGGTAAAGATCAACGTATGGCTATCTTAAAACAGGATCACTTTGCTTATGAAGATGAACGCGTGATTGATGTAGTTATTAAAGGTCATGAACGTTTATTTAAGGTAATGAAAGAAAAAGATGAAATTTATATGAAACCTGATTTTAGTGATGAAGATGGTATCAAAGCTGCTGAACTTGAAGGTGAATTTGCCGAAATGAACGGTTGGAATGCTGAAGCTGATGCTGGTTCATTACTTTCAGGATTAGGTATTAGTGCTGATCTTCAAGATAAAACAATGTCTGAACTAGAAAACAACCAAAAAGTGAAAGTATTATTAGCTCAAAGTCTATTCGGTGATCCAGATGTATTACTACTCGACGAGCCTACCAATGGTTTGGATATTCCTGCAATTAGCTGGTTAGAAGATTTCCTTATTAATTTTGAAAATACTGTAATTGTTGTCTCACATGATAGACACTTCTTAAATAATGTGTGTACGCATATAGCTGATTTAGACTATGGTAAAATTAAAATTTACGTTGGTAACTATGATTTCTGGTATCAATCAAGTCAATTAGCAATGAAAATGGCGCAAGAGCAAAACAAGAAAAAAGAAGAAAAGATTAAAGAATTGCAAGATTTCGTTGCACGTTTCTCAGCGAATGCGTCAAAATCTAAACAAGCAACAAGTCGTAAAAAACAATTAGAAAAAATTGAATTAGATGACATCCAGCCTTCTTCACGTCGTTACCCATTTGTAAACTTTACGCCTGAAAGAGAAATTGGTAATGATTTACTATTCGTTGAAAATGTTTCTAAAACAGTCGACGGCGAAAAAGTATTAGATAACATTTCATTCACTATGTTCCCTAACGATAAAGCTGTACTTGTAGGAGATAGTGAAATTGCTAAAACAACTCTATTGAAAATTTTAGCTGGTGAAATGGAACCAGATGAAGGAACAGTAAGATGGGGTGTGACAACTTCAAGAAGTTATTTACCGAAAGATAACTCAGAATACTTTGAAGGCGTTGATATGAACTTAGTTGACTGGTTACGTCAATATGCTCCTGAAGATGAACAAACAGAAACATTCCTACGTGGTTTCTTAGGACGTATGTTATTTAGTGGCGAAGAAGTTAAGAAAAAAGCTAGCGTCTTATCAGGTGGCGAGAAAGTGCGTTGTATGTTAAGTAAAATGATGTTATCTAGTGCAAATGTCCTATTACTAGATGAACCAACAAACCATTTAGACCTAGAAAGTATTACTGCAGTAAATGATGGTTTGAAAGCATTTAAAGGTTCAATTATCTTCACTTCATATGACTTCGAATTTATCAATACAATCGCAAATCGTGTCATTGATCTAAATCCAGAAGGTGCATTATCTAAAGAAATTTCTTATGAAGAGTACTTAAAAGAAACTGGTGTGTTAACACAAGCAAATGCTTAA
- a CDS encoding aldo/keto reductase, which yields MENYFMHDGQVMPQIGFGTYKLNGTHGMHAISNALKNGYSVLDTAYNYENEGTVGRAIANSHVSRDEIIVTSKLPGRYQSYDEALTAIQESIYRLNVEYIDLYLIHWPNPKQGKYVEAWKAMIAAQKAGLIKSIGVCNFLPEHIERLEKETGVLPVVNQIELHPYFNQKEMIQYHNDKGIITQAWSPLGRASDVMHDQTIVTIAEKYNKSVPQIILKWHIQNGVVPIPKATSISRQLENKNLFDFYLNDEDLAQIDQLTKADGRRKGQDPATYEEF from the coding sequence ATGGAAAATTATTTTATGCATGATGGACAAGTAATGCCACAAATTGGTTTCGGTACATATAAGTTAAATGGGACACATGGAATGCACGCAATTAGCAATGCATTAAAGAATGGTTATTCTGTATTAGACACTGCTTATAATTATGAAAATGAAGGTACGGTTGGACGTGCTATCGCAAATAGTCACGTTTCAAGAGATGAAATTATTGTTACTTCTAAACTTCCTGGTCGTTATCAGAGTTATGATGAAGCGCTCACTGCGATTCAAGAATCTATATACCGTCTGAATGTTGAATATATTGACTTATACTTAATTCACTGGCCAAATCCTAAGCAAGGAAAATATGTAGAAGCATGGAAAGCGATGATTGCAGCTCAAAAAGCAGGTTTAATAAAATCTATTGGTGTATGTAATTTCCTTCCAGAGCATATTGAAAGGTTAGAAAAAGAAACTGGTGTGTTACCTGTTGTAAACCAAATTGAATTACATCCTTACTTTAATCAAAAAGAAATGATTCAATACCATAATGATAAAGGTATTATTACACAAGCATGGAGCCCGCTTGGTCGTGCTTCGGATGTTATGCATGACCAAACAATAGTCACGATTGCTGAAAAGTATAATAAATCTGTTCCGCAAATTATTTTAAAATGGCATATTCAAAATGGTGTTGTTCCTATTCCTAAGGCGACGTCTATTTCAAGACAATTGGAAAATAAAAACCTATTTGATTTCTATTTAAATGATGAGGATTTAGCTCAAATTGATCAATTAACGAAAGCTGATGGTCGACGAAAAGGTCAAGACCCTGCTACTTACGAAGAATTTTAA
- a CDS encoding aspartate kinase has product MERSVLKFGGSSVSDFIKIKNIAGMLKQRVENGEQLIVVVSAMGKTTDQLMDNVSSLTTQPKEQELALLLTTGEQQTVSYMSMVLNDIGVNARAMTGYQAGIKTVGHHLKSRIAEINPETFNQAFEDNDVLVIAGFQGVNEDMEITTLGRGGSDTTAVALAASNNTPCEIYTDVDGVYATDPRVYKDAKRLEYVSYEEMMEMSALGAGVLETRSVELAHNYNIPLYLGRTLSNVKGTWIMSQTELLEKKAVTGVALDTHMMHVTISYPLPDDRLLTALFNKLEEGAVNVDMISQIVNLEGLQMSFTFKDTDAIQLTKILESLTEQFNALDFKINEDYVKISLIGSGMRDMSGVASKAFITLIENDIEFYQTTTSEISISCVIDADNGKRAVSALYQAFEI; this is encoded by the coding sequence TTGGAAAGAAGTGTTTTGAAATTTGGTGGATCATCTGTAAGTGATTTTATAAAAATTAAAAATATCGCTGGTATGTTAAAACAAAGGGTCGAAAATGGCGAGCAACTCATTGTCGTTGTAAGTGCGATGGGTAAAACGACCGATCAACTTATGGACAATGTTTCTTCATTAACGACTCAACCTAAGGAACAAGAACTTGCATTACTTTTAACGACTGGAGAACAACAAACAGTTTCATATATGTCGATGGTATTAAATGATATCGGCGTTAATGCAAGAGCAATGACCGGATATCAAGCTGGTATCAAAACTGTTGGACATCATTTAAAGAGTAGAATTGCAGAAATAAATCCTGAAACATTTAATCAAGCTTTTGAGGACAATGATGTATTGGTTATTGCAGGATTTCAAGGTGTTAACGAAGATATGGAAATTACAACGCTTGGACGTGGTGGTTCAGATACAACAGCAGTAGCTTTAGCAGCGAGTAATAATACACCTTGTGAAATTTACACTGATGTTGATGGTGTTTATGCTACAGACCCTCGTGTTTATAAGGATGCGAAACGACTTGAATACGTATCTTATGAAGAAATGATGGAAATGAGTGCTTTAGGTGCAGGTGTTTTAGAAACACGAAGCGTCGAACTCGCTCATAATTATAATATACCGCTATATTTAGGCAGAACTTTATCAAATGTGAAAGGAACATGGATTATGTCTCAAACAGAATTATTAGAAAAGAAAGCCGTTACAGGGGTTGCATTAGATACACATATGATGCATGTTACGATTAGTTATCCCCTACCAGATGATCGCTTATTAACAGCATTATTTAATAAATTAGAAGAAGGCGCCGTCAACGTCGACATGATTTCGCAAATTGTTAATTTAGAAGGTCTGCAAATGTCATTCACATTTAAAGATACAGATGCTATTCAATTAACAAAAATTTTAGAATCATTAACTGAACAATTTAACGCTTTAGATTTCAAAATTAACGAAGATTATGTAAAAATTTCATTAATAGGTTCAGGCATGCGTGATATGTCAGGTGTTGCATCAAAAGCATTTATCACATTGATTGAAAACGATATTGAGTTTTACCAAACAACAACTTCAGAGATAAGTATTTCGTGTGTAATTGATGCTGACAATGGTAAACGTGCTGTCAGTGCTTTATATCAAGCTTTCGAAATCTGA
- a CDS encoding aspartate-semialdehyde dehydrogenase, which yields MTRLAVAGATGLVGRNMLQTLDRKNIPYDELVLFSSARSAGTEIEFQGKTYTVQELTDEAASEHFDYVLMSAGGSTSAHFSPIFEQAGAIVIDNSSQWRMTDGIDLIVPEVNEPVLDRQIIANPNCSTIQSVVPLKVLQEAYGLQRVAYTTYQAVSGSGVKGKEDLAEGANGREPQAYPHPIYNNVLPHIDIFLEDGYTKEEQKMIDETRKILHDDHLKVTATCVRVPVQDSHSVHMSVTLNNEATVESIQSLFEKDNRVVLIDNPEKNEYPLAIHSTGKDEIFVGRIRRDESLDNTFHVWCTSDNLLKGAALNAVQILEQVKSLKGVK from the coding sequence ATGACAAGATTAGCAGTAGCTGGAGCAACAGGTTTAGTTGGAAGAAATATGTTACAAACATTAGATCGTAAAAATATTCCTTATGATGAATTAGTATTATTTTCATCAGCAAGATCAGCAGGAACAGAAATAGAGTTTCAAGGAAAAACATATACTGTACAAGAACTAACAGATGAGGCAGCAAGTGAGCATTTTGATTATGTATTAATGAGTGCAGGTGGTAGTACAAGTGCACACTTCTCCCCTATTTTTGAGCAAGCTGGCGCTATAGTTATTGACAATTCAAGTCAATGGAGAATGACAGACGGTATTGATTTAATCGTACCTGAAGTCAATGAACCCGTACTTGATAGACAGATTATCGCTAACCCCAACTGTTCAACAATACAATCAGTTGTTCCGTTAAAGGTGTTACAAGAGGCATACGGTTTACAACGTGTTGCATATACGACGTATCAAGCGGTATCAGGCTCGGGGGTTAAAGGTAAAGAGGACTTAGCTGAAGGAGCAAATGGTAGAGAACCACAGGCGTATCCACACCCTATTTATAATAACGTTTTACCACATATAGATATTTTCTTAGAAGATGGGTATACAAAAGAAGAACAAAAAATGATAGACGAAACACGCAAAATTTTACACGATGATCATTTAAAAGTGACTGCAACGTGTGTACGTGTACCCGTACAAGATAGTCACAGTGTACACATGAGTGTAACTTTGAATAATGAAGCCACGGTTGAATCAATTCAATCATTATTTGAAAAAGATAATCGAGTTGTTCTCATCGATAATCCTGAGAAAAATGAATATCCATTAGCTATTCACTCAACAGGTAAAGACGAAATCTTTGTAGGTCGTATTCGTCGCGATGAATCATTAGATAATACTTTCCATGTATGGTGTACTTCAGACAACTTATTGAAAGGTGCAGCACTCAATGCCGTACAAATACTTGAACAAGTAAAGAGTTTGAAAGGAGTAAAATAA
- the dapA gene encoding 4-hydroxy-tetrahydrodipicolinate synthase, with the protein MGHIFEGVGVALITPFTHNEVDYDALRKHVSYLLENNAKSIVVNGTTAENPTLSDEEKDRILEVVVNEVNGNVPVIAGTGTNSTQKSIQASIRAKELGADGIMLITPYYNKTNQRGLIEHFTKIANAVKLPVVLYDVPSRTNMTIEAETVETLSKNEYIVAIKDATNDFEFLEDVKKRVDLDNFTLLSGNDDNVVEFYNRGGHGVISVVANVIPQAFQSLYDDSKNGKDIASDFKPIETLLDALAVDVNPIPIKVLTTVEGFGNYELRLPLVPLEDNERQQLEQAYEQYKAGDNG; encoded by the coding sequence ATGGGACACATTTTTGAAGGCGTAGGTGTAGCGTTAATTACACCATTTACACATAATGAGGTTGATTATGATGCACTAAGAAAGCACGTTAGTTACTTATTAGAAAATAACGCAAAGTCAATCGTTGTCAATGGTACAACAGCAGAGAATCCAACTTTGTCAGATGAAGAGAAAGATCGCATTCTTGAAGTTGTTGTAAACGAAGTCAATGGTAATGTACCAGTCATCGCAGGTACAGGAACAAACAGTACACAAAAGTCAATTCAAGCATCAATTCGTGCTAAAGAGTTAGGTGCAGATGGCATTATGTTAATTACACCCTATTATAATAAAACGAATCAACGCGGTTTAATTGAACATTTTACAAAAATTGCAAATGCTGTGAAATTACCAGTTGTATTATATGACGTGCCTTCAAGAACGAATATGACAATTGAAGCTGAAACTGTAGAAACTCTAAGTAAAAATGAATATATTGTTGCGATAAAAGATGCTACGAACGATTTTGAGTTCCTAGAAGATGTTAAAAAACGTGTAGATTTAGATAACTTCACTTTATTAAGTGGAAATGATGACAATGTTGTTGAGTTTTATAACAGAGGCGGACACGGTGTAATTTCGGTGGTCGCAAATGTGATTCCTCAAGCATTCCAATCTCTTTATGATGATAGTAAAAATGGTAAAGATATAGCATCAGACTTTAAACCGATTGAAACGCTGTTAGATGCACTTGCTGTCGATGTGAACCCTATTCCGATCAAAGTATTAACTACAGTAGAAGGATTCGGCAATTATGAATTACGTCTTCCACTTGTTCCATTAGAAGATAATGAGCGTCAACAATTAGAACAAGCATACGAACAATATAAAGCAGGTGACAATGGATGA
- the dapB gene encoding 4-hydroxy-tetrahydrodipicolinate reductase, giving the protein MNILLIGYGAMNQRVARLAEENGHKIVGIIVRDSSKSYPYPTVEHIADAKDADVAIDFSNPELLLPLLEEEFNLPLVIATTGEKEQIIDKLKSLSEDMPVFFSANMSYGVHALTKILEAAVPLLQDFDIELTEAHHNKKVDAPSGTLVKLYDVIKELRQQSTPVYDRHEKSDKRTEDEIGIHAVRGGTIVGQHDVLFAGTDETIEITHRAQSKDIFANGAIGAAEKLVNKPNAYYTFDNL; this is encoded by the coding sequence ATGAATATCTTATTAATCGGATATGGTGCAATGAACCAACGTGTTGCACGTTTAGCAGAAGAAAATGGTCATAAAATTGTAGGTATTATTGTTAGGGATAGTTCTAAATCATATCCTTACCCTACTGTTGAACACATAGCAGATGCTAAAGATGCTGATGTGGCGATTGATTTTTCAAACCCAGAATTATTATTACCATTGTTAGAAGAAGAATTTAACTTACCTTTAGTAATTGCTACTACTGGAGAAAAAGAACAAATAATCGATAAATTAAAATCATTAAGTGAAGATATGCCAGTGTTCTTCAGTGCGAATATGAGTTACGGGGTACATGCGTTAACGAAGATTTTAGAAGCGGCAGTTCCTCTATTACAAGACTTTGATATTGAGTTAACTGAAGCGCATCACAATAAAAAAGTAGATGCACCAAGTGGCACTTTGGTGAAGTTATATGATGTTATAAAGGAACTGAGACAACAATCTACGCCAGTGTATGACCGTCACGAAAAATCAGATAAACGTACTGAAGACGAAATCGGTATTCATGCAGTACGTGGTGGCACGATTGTAGGCCAACATGATGTATTGTTCGCAGGTACTGATGAAACGATTGAAATTACACATCGTGCGCAGTCTAAAGACATCTTTGCAAACGGTGCCATTGGTGCCGCAGAGAAATTAGTAAATAAACCTAATGCATATTACACATTTGATAATTTATAA
- the dapD gene encoding 2,3,4,5-tetrahydropyridine-2,6-dicarboxylate N-acetyltransferase: MVQHLSAEEIIQYISDAKKSTPLKVYANGNFESVEFPESFKVFGGDNSKVIFCESDDWKAFYESNQNVIEDLEIEMDRRNSAIPLKDLTNTNARIEPGAFIREQAIIEDGAVVMMGATINIGAVVGEGTMVDMNAALGGRATTGKNVHVGAGAVLAGVIEPPSASPVVIEDNVLIGANAVILEGVTVGEGAIVAAGAIVTQDVPAGAVVAGTPAKVIKQSHEVEDSKREIVSALRKLND, from the coding sequence ATGGTACAACATTTATCAGCAGAGGAAATTATTCAATATATTAGTGATGCAAAAAAATCTACACCACTTAAAGTTTATGCAAACGGGAACTTTGAAAGCGTTGAATTCCCAGAAAGCTTCAAAGTATTTGGTGGAGATAACTCGAAAGTTATTTTCTGTGAATCAGATGATTGGAAAGCATTTTATGAGTCAAACCAAAACGTTATTGAAGATTTAGAAATCGAAATGGATCGTCGTAATTCAGCAATTCCTTTAAAAGACTTAACAAATACAAATGCACGTATTGAGCCAGGCGCATTCATACGCGAACAAGCAATCATTGAAGATGGTGCTGTAGTCATGATGGGCGCAACAATTAATATTGGTGCTGTTGTCGGTGAAGGTACAATGGTTGATATGAACGCTGCTTTAGGCGGTCGTGCGACAACTGGTAAAAATGTACACGTTGGCGCAGGTGCAGTATTAGCTGGTGTGATTGAGCCCCCTAGTGCCTCTCCTGTTGTTATTGAAGATAATGTATTAATTGGAGCAAATGCAGTAATACTTGAAGGTGTAACAGTTGGTGAAGGTGCCATCGTTGCAGCGGGTGCTATTGTAACGCAAGATGTTCCAGCAGGCGCAGTTGTTGCAGGTACGCCAGCTAAAGTTATCAAGCAATCTCACGAAGTGGAAGATTCTAAACGTGAAATTGTATCTGCATTAAGAAAATTAAATGACTAA
- a CDS encoding amidohydrolase: MNELEFVTKHRRHLHQHPELSLHEFETTTYIAKFLDEYGIEYERPLETGLIAYLPGNGTHTIAFRADIDALPIFEENEVPYKSKTDNVMHACGHDGHTTALMLFVKRCKAMADQGTLPQNVVFIFQPAEETGGGANRLIRAGAFDKYPIESVFGVHVNPFENEGKVVIRDEEITASATEYRFYLHGLSSHVADKEQGHSCGEALQHVLTQVGQIQQYHLNGLKRNIVHMGHFEAGEAINTVPSHGYLEGTIRTYDEKDLEIVKNQMNKISESVALLFNVECRVEFAEGYPPTYNDPSLRKHVVRGLESSDLEIIDKPTPFLFGEDFSFYQRMAPSYFVFVGTRDEEKGFVTGLHTATLNFNEHMLIRIADYYEQILSTYDEVHG, translated from the coding sequence ATGAACGAATTAGAATTTGTAACTAAACATAGACGTCATTTACATCAACATCCAGAATTGAGCTTGCATGAATTTGAAACAACTACATATATTGCCAAATTTTTAGATGAATACGGAATCGAATATGAACGACCATTAGAAACAGGTCTCATCGCATATTTACCAGGAAACGGTACCCATACTATTGCTTTTCGTGCAGATATAGATGCGCTACCTATATTTGAGGAAAATGAGGTGCCATATAAAAGTAAAACAGACAATGTGATGCATGCGTGTGGTCATGATGGGCATACTACAGCGTTAATGTTATTTGTTAAACGTTGTAAAGCTATGGCAGATCAAGGTACATTACCGCAAAATGTCGTTTTTATCTTTCAACCAGCTGAAGAAACAGGTGGCGGCGCGAATCGATTAATTCGAGCAGGCGCATTTGATAAGTATCCTATTGAATCAGTGTTTGGTGTTCACGTTAACCCATTTGAAAATGAAGGAAAAGTTGTAATTAGAGATGAAGAAATTACTGCAAGTGCAACAGAATACCGTTTTTACTTACATGGCCTATCTAGTCATGTAGCTGATAAAGAACAAGGTCATTCATGTGGTGAAGCGTTACAACACGTGTTGACTCAAGTAGGACAAATTCAACAATATCATTTAAATGGATTAAAACGTAACATTGTACACATGGGGCACTTTGAAGCGGGTGAAGCGATTAATACTGTCCCTAGTCACGGTTATTTAGAAGGCACAATCCGTACTTATGATGAAAAGGATTTAGAAATTGTTAAAAATCAAATGAACAAAATTTCTGAAAGTGTTGCTTTGCTATTTAATGTTGAATGTAGAGTAGAATTTGCAGAAGGTTATCCGCCTACGTATAATGATCCTTCTTTACGTAAACATGTGGTTCGAGGTTTAGAAAGCTCAGACTTGGAAATCATTGATAAACCAACTCCATTTTTATTCGGTGAGGATTTTAGCTTTTATCAACGTATGGCTCCAAGTTACTTTGTATTTGTAGGTACAAGAGATGAAGAAAAAGGATTTGTAACAGGTCTCCATACTGCTACATTGAATTTTAATGAGCATATGCTCATTCGTATAGCAGATTATTATGAACAAATATTATCAACTTATGATGAGGTGCATGGTTAA
- a CDS encoding alanine racemase, with translation MTAIWSVDTEQFYKNAVNVVKGNSIMAVVKNNAYHYGLEFAVQQFLRAGINTFSTTSLREAIRVRALAPNATIFLMNAVYEFDKVREHNIHMTLPSLSFYYEHLEDLRDIHVHLEFENLLHRSGFKSLLEIKEVLEHHAQNNNVHKMKIAGLWTHFGYADEFDVPEYSIERQAWLDVVETLLSEGYQFEMIHAQNSASYYRENDVLPHHTHARIGIALYGSRPYSTINEDEIRQSLTVKGNIIQIREVNAGDFYGYSFAFEAQNDQTRLAVVDVGYGDGILKSRAKHEALINGKRYPIRALMMSHMFVEVDEQVQAQDEVTLYSNDIRVDEYTFKGVGANSEQLSAMNHDSLIKEYR, from the coding sequence ATGACTGCGATTTGGTCGGTAGATACAGAACAATTTTATAAAAATGCAGTAAACGTTGTTAAAGGAAATTCTATTATGGCTGTAGTTAAAAATAATGCATATCACTATGGTTTAGAATTTGCTGTACAACAGTTTTTACGAGCAGGTATCAATACATTTAGTACGACATCTTTAAGAGAGGCTATTCGTGTGCGTGCATTAGCACCAAATGCAACAATATTTTTGATGAATGCAGTTTACGAGTTTGACAAGGTACGTGAACATAATATTCACATGACTTTACCTTCCCTATCATTTTACTATGAACATTTAGAAGATTTACGTGATATTCATGTACACTTAGAATTTGAAAATCTATTACATCGTTCTGGGTTTAAATCTCTTTTAGAAATTAAAGAAGTGTTAGAACATCATGCTCAAAATAATAATGTACATAAAATGAAAATTGCAGGTTTATGGACACATTTCGGTTATGCAGATGAATTTGATGTACCTGAATATTCAATTGAACGTCAAGCATGGCTAGATGTAGTTGAAACTTTATTAAGTGAAGGCTATCAATTTGAGATGATACATGCCCAAAATAGCGCCAGTTATTATAGAGAAAATGACGTCCTCCCCCATCACACACATGCTCGAATCGGTATTGCTTTGTATGGTTCAAGACCGTATAGTACAATAAACGAAGACGAGATTCGCCAGTCTCTAACCGTCAAAGGTAATATTATTCAAATAAGAGAAGTTAATGCCGGAGATTTTTATGGATATAGCTTTGCGTTTGAAGCGCAAAATGATCAAACTCGCCTGGCGGTGGTTGATGTTGGTTATGGCGATGGCATTTTAAAATCAAGAGCTAAACATGAAGCACTTATCAATGGCAAACGCTACCCTATTCGAGCCTTGATGATGAGCCATATGTTTGTCGAAGTTGATGAGCAAGTTCAAGCGCAAGATGAAGTTACATTATACAGTAATGACATACGCGTGGACGAATATACCTTTAAAGGTGTAGGTGCAAATTCCGAACAATTAAGTGCAATGAATCACGATTCATTAATAAAGGAGTATAGATAA